From Trichoderma atroviride chromosome 1, complete sequence, one genomic window encodes:
- a CDS encoding uncharacterized protein (EggNog:ENOG41) has translation MDPETPEKSTSAWTDEAKFQFLLRVVAQLKEDGRSIKWEKINLPGRTPKSLMHMWAKINKQIAEFETAERDGEPTPVKTPRKRGPQLAKKKTPKAIGLDNGAVDDEFDIKKELLKKRGAEKLGDEEPTAATKRAKVKPEANDDVRVKKESAIQG, from the exons ATGGACCCTGAAACTCCTGAGAAGTCTACTTCTGCTTGGACCGATGAGGCCAAG TTCCAATTTCTCCTGCGAGTCGTCGCGCAGCTCAAGGAAGATGGTCGCTCCATCAAATGGGAGAAGATCAACCTCCCTGGAAGAACCCCCAAGTCCCTGATGCACATGTgggccaagatcaacaagCAGATTGCGGAATTTGAGACTGCAGAGAGAGATGGCGAACCAACGCCGGTGAAGACGCCGCGAAAGAGGGGTCCGC AgctagcaaagaagaagactccCAAGGCTATAGGCTTGGACAACGGtgccgtcgacgacgagTTTGACATCAAGAAGGAACTTTTGAAGAAGCGTGGTGCCGAAA AGCTCGGTGACGAAGAACCAACTGCGGCCACCAAGCGAGCCAAGGTCAAACCTGAGGCGAACGACGACGTCCGCGTTAAGAAGGAGAGTGCCATACAGGGCTGA
- a CDS encoding uncharacterized protein (EggNog:ENOG41~TransMembrane:2 (o20-45i175-192o)), with amino-acid sequence MSPHVLVQAERHEEPSKLGTLTASLFFCFICFSLFTLASLFVAHLERYKLQLVRTLLSPFGNSDEEDDAQMNQSFHLSQQPKEKDLCQPAYQFNAFSSSLLPSDNRDLDRDHDHEHEHAHGYKPSLTMGDSTFPMNSNDQILFHVRVTMGCNGFLDLGNVGALRQDTLEKRIDGAINKLSILSIVSICAVWLRERICRNSSSGASLPDVKELCVFLQRRGCSRDMCCQIFFAAFHRLHPRLANEISLRVSGETLTGSRSIVDYVHDHWKQWVEEAQAAADHAALLAAANDPLPPTYPAYNHNLHTMPKERYQRHVQESFSKLHVHQNHHYYHDSIKVTEGPTPVHEEHQPGDCAPYDLGQASTWGSATGQTERCKTRSDDCVCKQCSITGWLPQVHTPP; translated from the coding sequence ATGTCGCCTCACGTGCTCGTGCAAGCAGAGAGGCATGAAGAACCGAGCAAGCTTGGCACGTTGactgcctctctcttcttctgcttcatctgcttttccctcttcacCCTCGCCTCACTCTTTGTGGCCCATTTGGAAAGATACAAACTGCAGCTTGTGCGCACCTTGCTCAGTCCCTTTGGCAACtccgacgaagaggacgatgccCAGATGAACCAGAGTTTCCATCTCAGTCAACAGCCCAAGGAGAAAGATCTCTGCCAGCCTGCTTATCAATTCAACgcattctcctcttctctacTGCCCTCTGACAACCGCGACCTCGACCGTGACCACGACCACGAACACGAACACGCCCACGGCTACAAGCCCTCATTGACAATGGGGGATTCCACGTTCCCGATGAATTCCAACGACCAGATCCTGTTCCACGTGCGAGTCACGATGGGATGCAACGGATTTCTGGATCTCGGCAATGTTGGCGCCTTGCGTCAAGACACGCTTGAGAAGAGAATCGATGGAGCCATCAACAAGCTCTCGATTCTCAgcatcgtctccatctgTGCCGTCTGGCTTCGTGAGAGAATCTGCCGCAACTCCTCTTCGGGCGCTTCGCTGCCCGACGTCAAAGAGCTCTGTGTCTTCCTCCAACGCCGAGGCTGCTCCCGAGACATGTGCTGCCAGATATTCTTCGCAGCGTTTCACAGATTGCACCCTCGCCTTGCCAATGAGATTTCGCTGCGAGTTTCTGGAGAAACACTCACAGGCTCCCGCTCCATTGTGGACTACGTCCATGACCACTGGAAACAATGGGTAGAAGAGgctcaggctgctgctgatcatGCTGCGCTCCTCGCTGCTGCCAACGATCCGCTCCCACCGACCTATCCTGCCTATAATCACAATCTCCACACAATGCCAAAGGAAAGGTATCAGAGGCATGTGCAAGAAAGCTTCAGCAAGCTTCACGTACACCAGAATCATCACTACTACCATGACAGTATCAAAGTCACAGAAGGACCTACTCCGGTGCATGAGGAGCATCAGCCCGGAGACTGTGCCCCCTATGACCTCGGACAAGCCAGCACCTGGGGCTCTGCGACTGGCCAGACTGAACGATGCAAGACTCGGAGTGACGACTGTGTGTGTAAGCAGTGCAGTATCACAGGTTGGCTACCCCAAGTTCATACCCCCCCTTGA
- a CDS encoding uncharacterized protein (EggNog:ENOG41) yields MTSTSQQEARKKLKLKLDEAYEEPSLLDSLLEMDEGEYIEPGLTPCPQTPQPQLQPQDKSDIEFGVTDKPLGRDPPYDPAVHELFHNQDNTWIQMANRSTALEMWDAMYLDEYFDKYPYSSSESEYDPY; encoded by the coding sequence ATGACAAGTACAAGCCAACAGGAAGCacgcaagaagctgaagctgaagctggatgaAGCATACGAGGAACCGTCTCTGCTTGACAGTCTTCTAGAGATGGACGAGGGAGAATACATTGAACCGGGGCTTACGCCGTGCCCTCAGACACCGCAACCGCAGTTGCAGCCGCAAGACAAGTCAGACATTGAGTTTGGTGTCACTGACAAGCCGCTTGGCAGAGATCCGCCGTATGATCCGGCCGTTCACGAGTTGTTCCACAATCAAGACAATACGTGGATCCAGATGGCGAACCGTTCGACGGCCCTCGAGATGTGGGATGCCATGTATCTTGATGAATATTTTGATAAATACCCTTATTCCTCGTCAGAGTCCGAGTACGATCCGTACTAA
- a CDS encoding uncharacterized protein (EggNog:ENOG41~MEROPS:MER0003297) → MNGTAASTGGKRKADGSLQASPPAKRPVNGSNKPSIDTDMTTPDISIDDVSYDDRSDADSDIHPVAMYVGTPGSLGEWQDTIQKVVRNVVAIRFCQTCSFDTDGALTSEATGYVVDSERGYIMTNRHVVGSGPFWGHCVFDNHEEVDCYPVYRDPIHDFGILRYDPKAIKYMHVDGLTLSPDLAKGAFDKTEIGRRERERESEEKRTNLCVVS, encoded by the exons ATGAACGGGACAGCAGCATCCACGGGTGGTAAGAGGAAAGCCGATGGCTCTCTTCAAGCCAGCCCTCCGGCCAAGAGACCCGTTAACGGCAGCAACAAGCCGAGCATCGACACGGACATGACGACTCCTGACATCTCCATCGACGATGTCAGCTACGACGACCGCTCCGACGCTGACAGCGACATCCACCCCGTGGCCATGTATGTTGGCACGCCCGGCAGTCTCGGCGAGTGGCAGGACACCATCCAAAAGGTCGTCCGCAACGTCGTCGCTATTCGATTCTGCCAGACGTGCTCCTTCGACACGGATGGCGCGCTGACAAGCGAGGCCACCGGCTATGTCGTTGATTCAGAGAGAGG CTACATCATGACGAATCGCCACGTTGTCGGCTCCGGCCCGTTCTGGGGACACTGCGTCTTTGACAACCACGAAGAAGTGGACTGCTACCCCGTGTATCGCGACCCCATTCACGACTTTGGCATCCTCCGATACGACCCCAAGGCGATCAAGTATATGCACGTGGATGGGCTCACCCTGAGTCCAGACCTGGCAAAAGGTGCGTTTGATAAAACCGAGATTGGCcggcgagagagagagagagagagcgaggagaagaggactAACTTGTGTGTCGTATCCTAG
- a CDS encoding uncharacterized protein (EggNog:ENOG41), producing the protein MNRPGAVPQTLRGIPGGFGSQQQPQQGRSVSTRLPNANNASGWAFNAAVPMGGGAFQNQARQLGGNVSFAQSLSGSQPATPLDLSEFPSLSNNSQLPSTIQGSMWSTAGSRNISGPIQRNQPTQGSSQQGGQDDLFGPPSSRMQPNQGPFRFGAQPSSQVQPNSVDDFPPLNRTSNGEIGSERGGNVMSSIGFGPQNPSSSGPMQSGGGNGLLNALTATSRASDVRSPPAIGTPNGPGRQQPQQQHDGKQKFREDGSGKASEVASPTAEGRGSLGVIGSEGPNGRLAERKDSQAADVVDPLAGMAAVDKWGIKGLRTLMNNYPDYHAMIIGMDPSSIGLDLSSPDLISTQMYSVLDDTPPKPTVNTNKFRLPDCYSVTNVQPIETKIQSFNEETLFWIFYSCPLDAKQQMAAVELHSRNWRWHKKLQVWLTKDEHMTPQILSPNHERGYYIVWDTATWRKDRREFTLHYGDLDTSLGQPPPVLS; encoded by the exons ATGAACCGACCAG GAGCGGTGCCGCAGACGTTACGGGGGATACCCGGCGGCTTTGGAAGCCAACAGCAACCACAACAAGGCCGATCAGTGTCGACTCGATTACCAAATG CGAACAACGCCTCAGGCTGGGCGTTCAATGCAGCTGTTCCCATGGGAGGCGGCGCCTTTCAGAATCAGGCCCGCCAGCTGGGAGGAAACGTCAGTTTTGCGCAGAGCTTGAGCGGGTCACAACCTGCTACGCCACTCGATTTGTC GGAATTCCCATCGCTTTCCAATAACTCTCAACTCCCCAGTACAATCCAAGGGTCGATGTGGTCTACGGCGGGCTCGAGAAACATCAGCGGGCCGATTCAGCGAAATCAGCCGACACAAGGATCCTCTCAGCAAGGTGGACAGGATGATCTCTTCGGTCCTCCATCCTCGCGGATGCAGCCAAATCAGGGGCCATTTCGTTTTGGAGCACAGCCTTCTTCCCAGGTTCAACCAAACAGCGTCGATGACTTTCCTCCGTTAAATCGGACATCCAATGGCGAAATTGGGTCAGAGCGCGGCGGCAACGTCATGTCTTCTATTGGATTCGGACCACAAAACCCTAGCTCGTCAGGCCCAATGCAGAGCGGTGGGGGGAATGGCTTGCTGAATGCTCTAACAGCAACAAGCCGGGCAAGTGACGTACGATCACCGCCCGCCATCGGCACACCAAACG GTCCTGGCCGACAGCagccgcaacagcaacatgATGGTAAACAGAAGTTTCGAGAAGACGGCTCAGGCAAGGCGTCAGAAGTAGCTTCGCCAACTGCTGAAGGACGAGGATCTCTTGGTGTGATTGGCAGCGAAGGTCCGAATGGAAGATTGGCCGAACGCAAGGATAGCCAAGCAGCAGATGTTGTAGATCCCTTGGCAGGAATGGCGGCGGTTGACAAATGGGGGATCAAAGGTTTACGAACACTAATGAACAACTACCCCGACTATCACGCCATGATCATAGGGATGGACCCCAGCTCGATTGGTCTTGATCTATCTTCCCCAGA CTTGATTTCAACCCAAATGTACTCAGTATTGGATGATACTCCCCCAAAGCCGACAGTCAACACCAACAAATTCCGATTACCCGACTGCTACAGCGTAACAAATGTGCAGCCGATAGAAACCAAGATACAGAGTTTCAACGAGGAAACGCTGTTTTGGATCTTCTATAGCTGTCCCTTGGATGCcaagcagcagatggctGCGGTAGAATT GCATTCCAGAAACTGGAGATGGCATAAAAAGTTGCAGGTTTGGTTGACCAAGGATGAGCACATGACTCCTCAGATCCTAAGCCCCAACCACGAGCGAGGATACTACATTGTATGGGATACTGCCACTTGGCGAAAGGATCGG AGAGAGTTTACGCTGCATTATGGAGATCTGGATACCTCCTTAGGACAACCGCCGCCAGTGTTGTCATAA
- a CDS encoding uncharacterized protein (EggNog:ENOG41) translates to MSRPAEKKHKRVRIKVGESHSNMGPGSHSSPGLAYSAVLKGQANSSSSKPTLRRPFPAEFIPQSARGHSISQSPLTDMHREFPSLSNNSQLPSTIQGSMWSTAGSRNISGPIQRNQPTQGSSQQGGQDDLFGPPSSRMQPNQGPFRFGAQPSSQVQPNSVDDFPPLNRTSNGEIGSERGGNVMSSIGFGPQNPSSSGPMQSGGGNGLLNALTATSRASDVRSPPAIGTPNGPGRQQPQQQHDGKQKFREDGSGKASEVASPTAEGRGSLGVIGSEGPNGRLAERKDSQAADVVDPLAGMAAVDKWGIKGLRTLMNNYPDYHAMIIGMDPSSIGLDLSSPDLISTQMYSVLDDTPPKPTVNTNKFRLPDCYSVTNVQPIETKIQSFNEETLFWIFYSCPLDAKQQMAAVELHSRNWRWHKKLQVWLTKDEHMTPQILSPNHERGYYIVWDTATWRKDRREFTLHYGDLDTSLGQPPPVLS, encoded by the exons ATGAGTCGCCCGGCGGAGAAGAAACACAAACGAGTCAGAATCAAAGTTGGAGAATCGCATTCGAACATGGGGCCTGGATCGCATTCCTCCCCTGGCTTGGCCTACTCTGCCGTCCTCAAGGGACAGGCAAACTCGAGTTCTTCCAAGCCGACTCTGCGCCGTCCTTTTCCTGCTGAATTCATTCCACAGAGTGCCCGGGGGCACAGTATCTCACAAAGTCCGCTAACCGACATGCACAGGGAATTCCCATCGCTTTCCAATAACTCTCAACTCCCCAGTACAATCCAAGGGTCGATGTGGTCTACGGCGGGCTCGAGAAACATCAGCGGGCCGATTCAGCGAAATCAGCCGACACAAGGATCCTCTCAGCAAGGTGGACAGGATGATCTCTTCGGTCCTCCATCCTCGCGGATGCAGCCAAATCAGGGGCCATTTCGTTTTGGAGCACAGCCTTCTTCCCAGGTTCAACCAAACAGCGTCGATGACTTTCCTCCGTTAAATCGGACATCCAATGGCGAAATTGGGTCAGAGCGCGGCGGCAACGTCATGTCTTCTATTGGATTCGGACCACAAAACCCTAGCTCGTCAGGCCCAATGCAGAGCGGTGGGGGGAATGGCTTGCTGAATGCTCTAACAGCAACAAGCCGGGCAAGTGACGTACGATCACCGCCCGCCATCGGCACACCAAACG GTCCTGGCCGACAGCagccgcaacagcaacatgATGGTAAACAGAAGTTTCGAGAAGACGGCTCAGGCAAGGCGTCAGAAGTAGCTTCGCCAACTGCTGAAGGACGAGGATCTCTTGGTGTGATTGGCAGCGAAGGTCCGAATGGAAGATTGGCCGAACGCAAGGATAGCCAAGCAGCAGATGTTGTAGATCCCTTGGCAGGAATGGCGGCGGTTGACAAATGGGGGATCAAAGGTTTACGAACACTAATGAACAACTACCCCGACTATCACGCCATGATCATAGGGATGGACCCCAGCTCGATTGGTCTTGATCTATCTTCCCCAGA CTTGATTTCAACCCAAATGTACTCAGTATTGGATGATACTCCCCCAAAGCCGACAGTCAACACCAACAAATTCCGATTACCCGACTGCTACAGCGTAACAAATGTGCAGCCGATAGAAACCAAGATACAGAGTTTCAACGAGGAAACGCTGTTTTGGATCTTCTATAGCTGTCCCTTGGATGCcaagcagcagatggctGCGGTAGAATT GCATTCCAGAAACTGGAGATGGCATAAAAAGTTGCAGGTTTGGTTGACCAAGGATGAGCACATGACTCCTCAGATCCTAAGCCCCAACCACGAGCGAGGATACTACATTGTATGGGATACTGCCACTTGGCGAAAGGATCGG AGAGAGTTTACGCTGCATTATGGAGATCTGGATACCTCCTTAGGACAACCGCCGCCAGTGTTGTCATAA
- a CDS encoding uncharacterized protein (EggNog:ENOG41), which produces MLVAEIVLPSGPSDSKIEEGDVLIKVNGELLTQFIRLDDILDSNVGNTIKFHLQRGGEDIEVDIEVSDLHKITPDRFVTVGGASFHDISYQQARLYGVAVQGVYICEAAGSFRFDNTDNGFIVQSVDQKAVPDLDTFIEVMKQIPDRARVVVTYKHLRDLHTLNTTIVYVDRHWSAKMKMAVRNDVTGLWDFSDLGEPLPPVAPVRRSASFIELDHMPHLGIASLIRSFVHVNCSMPVKLDGFPKNRRWGMGLVIDADKGLVLISRAVVPYDLCDITVTIADSIMVEGKVVFLHPLQNYAVIKYDPALVDAPVVSARLSDQHLTQGAKTYFLGYNRISRVVHGSTTVTEITAVAIPANSGAPRYRAVNVDAITIDSNLGVSCGSGVLVAEDGTVQALWLQYLGERSPNNQRDEEYHLGLGTPTLLPVISAIQRGETPSLRMLSVEFRSIHMSQARVMGVSDEWIKKVTQANRSHHQLFMVSKRTFERVNHPVSLLEGDVVLTLNGKICTTISDFDVMYSNEVLDAVVVRNCEEMHLQLPTVLADDMETHHAVSFCGAILHRPHLAVRQQISKLHSEVYVSSRIRGSPAYQYGLAPTNFITHVNGESTPDLESFIAATRKIPDNTYFRIKAVTFDSVPWVITMKKNDHYFPTMEWIKDGNEPCGWRRVTYEGNQVFQGEATDGIPTVAGNAEME; this is translated from the exons ATGCTGGTTGCTGAGATTGTCTTGCCTTCTGGGCCTTCCGATAGCAAGATTGAGGAGGGTGACGTTCTCATCAAGGTAAATGGCGAGCTGCTTACCCAGTTTATCCGCCTCGATGACATCTTGGACTCAAACGTGGGCAACACCATCAAGTTTCACTTGCAACGCGGAGGAGAGGACATCGAGGTCGACATTGAAGTCAGCGACCTTCACAAAATTACGCCGGATCGCTTCGTGACTGTCGGCGGAGCGAGCTTCCACGACATCTCCTACCAGCAGGCCAGGCTTTACGGAGTGGCTGTTCAGGGAGTGTACATTTGCGAGGCCGCGGGATCTTTCCGGTTCGACAATACAGACAACGGATTCATCGTGCAATCTGTCGACCAAAAGGCGGTTCCCGATCTGGATACGTTTATCGAGGTGATGAAGCAGATTCCCGACAGAGCGCGAGTGGTTGTCACGTATAAGCACCTGCGCGATCTGCACACGCTCAACACGACCATTGTATACGTCGACCGTCATTGgtcagccaagatgaagatggccgtTCGAAACGACGTGACAGGACTGTGGGACTTTTCCGACCTCGGTGAGCCCCTGCCACCGGTTGCCCCTGTTCGGCGGTCGGCCTCCTTCATTGAGTTGGATCACATGCCGCACCTTGGCATCGCTTCGTTGATCCGCAGCTTTGTGCATGTCAACTGCTCCATGCCCGTCAAACTAGACGGCTTCCCGAAGAACCGACGATGGGGAATGGGCCTTGTCATCGACGCCGACAAGGGTCTGGTGCTCATCTCTCGAGCTGTGGTGCCGTATGATCTTTGCGACATCACCGTCACTATTGCCGATTCCATCATGGTTGAGGGCAAGGTTGTCTTCTTGCATCCGCTGCAAAACTACGCCGTCATCAAGTACGATCCCGCTTTGGTGGATGCCCCCGTCGTGAGCGCTCGGCTCAGCGATCAACACCTCACACAGGGTGCAAAGACTTACTTCCTGGGCTACAACAGGATAAGCAGAGTCGTGCACGGCTCTACCACCGTGACGGAGATTACGGCGGTTGCTATCCCGGCAAACTCGGGGGCTCCACGATACCGCGCCGTCAACGTAGATGCCATCACGATTGACAGCAACCTTGGAGTTTCATGCGGCAGCGGTGTTCTCGTAGCCGAGGACGGGACCGTGCAGGCTTTGTGGCTGCAGTATCTCGGAGAGCGCTCCCCCAACAACCAACGAGATGAGGAGTATCATCTCGGCTTAGGCACACCGACCTTGCTGCCCGTTATTTCAGCCATTCAGCGCGGAGAGACGCCAAGCCTGCGCATGCTCTCAGTCGAGTTCCGATCCATCCACATGTCTCAGGCACGCGTGATGGGCGTCTCGGACGAGTGGATCAAAAAGGTTACACAGGCAAACCGGTCTCACCACCAACTCTTCATGGTTAGCAAGCGGACATTTGAACGGGTAAACCACCCGGTATCGCTCCTCGAAGGCGACGTGGTACTGACGCTCAACGGCAAAATCTGCACCACCATCTCCGACTTTGACGTGATGTACTCGAACGAGGTTCTGGACGCCGTTGTTGTGCGAAACTGCGAGGAGATGCACCTGCAGCTCCCAACGGTACTTGCCGACGACATGGAAACACACCATGCCGTGTCCTTTTGCGGAGCCATCCTCCATCGCCCTCACTTGGCCGTCCGTCAGCAGATTAGCAAACTCCACAGCGAGGTATACGTGTCGAGCCGCATTCGCGGTTCTCCGGCGTACCAGTATGGACTTGCCCCAACCAACTTTATCACCCATGTCAATGGCGAGTCAACGCCCGATCTGGAGTCGTTCATTGCGGCAACCCGGAAAATCCCCGACAACACCT ATTTCCGCATCAAGGCGGTCACCTTTGACTCGGTGCCGTGGGTGATtacaatgaagaagaatgaccATTACTTCCCTACTATGGAATGGATAAAGGACGGTAACGAGCCGTGCGGCTGGCGACGCGTGACGTACGAGGGCAATCAGGTCTTCCAGGGGGAGGCGACTGACGGAATCCCAACGGTTGCCGGCAATGCTGAGATGGAATAG
- a CDS encoding uncharacterized protein (TransMembrane:1 (o6-26i)), with protein sequence MSDEQISLPFFAIVLIVSGLIVRYLFFSGPSPERPPVRTAEQMLRSREVAVQRIQQMFPQVERRSILWDLQRNGGNIQSTTERILAGRLETPPVTFQPPPLRTQSPPTGSSGPAAKQPEKPSQPDLITRYNLRDKVADSAPAGEEEEAQKEGKAWSSNREERQSALQRRRDEMILAARRKMEAKMAAEKAAQGSS encoded by the exons ATGTCGGACGAACAAATCTCGTTAcccttcttcgccattgTCCTGATTGTGTCAGGGCTGATAGTGCGgtatcttttcttttcgggCCCGAGCCCAGAACGGCCGCCGGTGAGGACCGCAGAGCAGATGCTCAGATCAAGAGAGGTGGCGGTTCAGAGGATACAGCAAATGTTTCCGCAGGTTGAGAGACGGAGCATCTTGTGGGACCTCCAGCGCAACGGCGGGAATATCCAGAGCACCACAGAGCGGATTCTGGCAGGTCGCTTGGAAACG CCCCCCGTGACGTTCCAACCTCCGCCGCTTCGAACTCAATCACCCCCGACTGGAAGCTCTGGCCCAGCGGCGAAGCAGCCCGAGAAGCCGAGCCAGCCCGATCTGATTACACGCTACAACCTGAGGGATAAGGTTGCGGACTCAGCACCcgcaggagaagaggaagaggcgcAGAAGGAAGGCAAAGCATGGAGCTCCAACCGCGAAGAACGACAGTCTGCTCTGcaacgaagaagagacgagatGATTCTGGCGGCGAGACGCAAGATggaggccaagatggcggcggagaAGGCTGCCCAGGGGTCTTCTTGA
- a CDS encoding uncharacterized protein (EggNog:ENOG41), protein MAPQRNYYADLELPMTADVTEIKKQFRKLALKYHPDRNPGREQEVNSQFQIIQAAHEVLSDPEAKAKYDASFARSAASRYPASSGVRGNPWQNVSQQYPTPPRRGQPRTATSGAQRWNERFSAGVPPTAKHQPAAATAARAFESMRKGGAKSGQQDRPVPPPPPPPRTESAKKRAEASFGAKKAGYYPRSNTPGDEPPVTNNNYYSSRMNAERPAEPVPDPLAQFREKSRAEESFMDPPQSSPYTKDGSEKSDPSDSSPVNRAKNAKVPSRKEPRSEPASPPTPKRRSPSMPRKESTGGAQRSQNGTGVDERPRAVPVPPSSRPNSRPTSSYKAPSEPAAAPNGNPFTANQSSNIFTANESNQSSPNHMPFNKPATPVNGAKDPSIFNFSLDDDTFVPDAPGTAQFRKSTSVDGINTNFVKDNTSTTWQFSAGSGDNDSLPQSRSQSTNKTDRRSPIRRRPVATAKAPNFGTQTTPNPTRFDPEQYKFEPQMFAPRPGTPSKPGSPTRKNANNRKIPKTPKPMAGDGSDDDRYAWRGRNAQPKAATVGSPQAMDIDSPLTASPSATPISTPPLMPTTPSMASTPVPVPAPIVPPHTHHQHHSPVARNIHVEPSRPEWRPGNVTGLGQAQRQSEERKEIPINFKGSEDSEEFRATFEDFKNVAPFAPPKPGLKSFTELKDNLPFESQASAELHLNDPSQPQQLDLPDPPLAPGLPLMVDGAKPSVPVWTKYLEEFEGYLRRWDIFNSRVVDHFATRKANISNARISKGYSFLGVRGDTDILEYHNWVEQDNGVRRMWLAACEEHETRFRDFMAFREKMKMPI, encoded by the exons ATGGCGCCCCAACGGAACTACTACGCCGACTTGGAGCTGCCTATGACGGCAGATGTCACGGAGATCAAAAAGCAATTTCGAAAGCTAG CCTTGAAATATCATCCCGATCGTAATCCTGGCCGAGAACAAGAGGTCAACTCGCAGTTTCAAATCATCCAGGCCGCTCACGAAGTACTCAGCGAccccgaggccaaggccaaataCGACGCCTCTTTCGCACGATCTGCCGCCTCTAGATATCCTGCCTCTTCGGGCGTGAGAGGAAACCCATGGCAAAATGTTAGCCAGCAGTACCCTACTCCACCCCGACGTGGTCAGCCGCGAACAGCCACTTCAGGGGCACAGAGATGGAACGAGAGGTTCTCAGCCGGTGTGCCTCCAACCGCCAAACACCAgccagcggcggcaacggcTGCACGAGCTTTTGAAAGCATGCGGAAAGGTGGTGCCAAGAGTGGACAGCAAGACCGCCCCgtccctccccctcctccaccacctcgaACTGAGAGTGCCAAAAAGAGAGCTGAGGCATCTTTCGGTGCCAAAAAGGCTGGATACTATCCTCGGTCAAACACCCCTGGCGATGAGCCGCCAGTTACCAACAACAACTACTACTCCTCCCGTATGAACGCTGAGCGACCAGCAGAGCCAGTACCCGATCCCTTGGCTCAGTTTAGAGAGAAAAGTCGCGCCGAAGAAAGCTTCATGGACCCTCCGCAGAGCTCCCCATATACCAAAGACGGGAGCGAAAAGTCCGACCCTTCTGACAGTAGTCCTGTGAACCGAGCGAAAAATGCAAAGGTCCCGTCTCGCAAAGAACCGCGCTCAGAACCAGCGAGTCCACCAACGCCCAAGCGTCGCAGCCCTAGTATGCCACGGAAAGAGTCGACAGGCGGAGCCCAAAGGAGCCAAAACGGGACAGGAGTTGATGAGAGACCTCGGGCAGTCCCTGTCCCTCCCAGTTCACGTCCAAATTCACGGCCCACTTCATCATACAAAGCCCCAAGTgagccggcagcagcaccaaatGGCAATCCATTCACAGCCAACCAATCGTCAAATATATTTACGGCCAACGAATCAAACCAATCTTCTCCTAATCACATGC CCTTCAATAAACCCGCAACTCCAGTCAACGGAGCAAAAGACCCTTCAAT CTTCAATTTTAGTTTAGACGATGATACCTTTGTACCCGATGCCCCAGGAACCGCCCAATTTAGAAAAAGCACAAGCGTTGATGGAATCAACACCAATTTTGTCAAGGACAACACCTCAACTACTTGGCAATTCAGTGCTGGAAGTGGAGATAATGACTCTCTTCCACAGAGCCGTTCTCAATCAACCAACAAAACTGATCGTCGGTCCCCGATCAGGCGTCGGCCGGTCGCCACAGCCAAGGCGCCCAACTTTGGAACTCAAACTACCCCGAACCCAACCCGCTTTGACCCAGAGCAATACAAGTTTGAGCCGCAGATGTTTGCTCCTCGGCCTGGTACCCCCAGCAAACCAGGGTCACCCACGCGGAAGAATGCGAACAATCGAAAAATACCAAAAACTCCTAAACCCATGGCGGGGGATGGTAGTGACGATGACCGCTATGCTTGGAGAGGCCGCAACGCTCAACCAAAAGCTGCAACGGTTGGCAGTCCGCAAGCGATGGATATCGATTCGCCGCTAACTGCCTCTCCCTCCGCGACTCCTATTTCGACTCCTCCTCTTATGCCAACTACTCCCTCTATGGCTTCTACTCCAGTTCCTGTCCCGGCTCCTATTGTCCCACCACATACTCACCATCAGCATCACTCCCCTGTCGCAAGGAATATCCATGTTGAGCCATCGCGGCCGGAATGGCGACCTGGAAACGTCACAGGCCTTGGCCAAGCGCAGAGGCAGTCtgaggaaaggaaagaaattcCGATCAATTTCAAGGGGTCCGAAGACAGCGAAGAATTTCGCGCAACATTTGAAGATTTCAAGAATGTTGCGCCTTTTGCGCCACCCAAACCTGGCCTCAAATCATTTACTGAACTCAAGGACAATCTACCGTTTGAGAGCCAGGCATCAGCAGAACTACACCTCAACGAtccttctcagcctcagcaaCTTGATCTACCCGATCCCCCACTTGCTCCTGGACTTCCGTTGATGGTTGATGGCGCGAAGCCAAGCGTTCCGGTATGGACCAAATATCTTGAAGAATTCGAAGGCTATCTACGGCGCTGGGACATTTTTAATTCACGAGTGGTGGACCATTTTGCCACACGAAAGGCCAACATATCAAATGCAAGGATTTCCAAAGGCTATTCGTTCTTAGGTGTCCGAGGCGATACCGACATCCTGGAGTATCACAACTGGGTTGAGCAGGACAATGGAGTCCGCCGAATGTGGCTCGCAGCTTGCGAAGAACACGAGACCCGATTCAGAGATTTCATGGCGTTtagagagaagatgaaaatgccGATTTAA